The genomic window TGCATATAAGCTTTTTTGGTATTTTTAGGAGGTGCTATTGTAGCTTTAATACCTTTATTTTCTAATATAATATACGTATTGTTACTATCATAGCCAGTGTCAGCTAAAACCTCAATTGTCTTGTCTATATCTGCGCTTTGTATTAATGATTCTAAATATTTATGGTCATCTGTTATATGGTTGGGCTTGCGCCATACTCTTCTTTTTACTTCTCCTCAATGCTTAAAAACTAACCATTCACTTTCTCCATATACTTTGATACCAGTACTATCTATCACTAAATACCCTTCCTCAATTAGAGCCGGTAACTTTATCCTTTCAAGCAAACATTTAGCCCGCTTTGATAATCAGATAAATTCAGGAACTTCAAGCTTAAGTTTGATAAGCTCAAATATTGGCTTAACAAACCCTTCAGTTTGCCTCAACGGCAACTTAAGTAGCATGCATAATGTTACCATAGTTTCTATTGCATAATCCGAATAATAAGTTAGGCATCCTTGTTTACACATATTATCATTTACAGCATACCATAACTGCTCTATATCTCCC from Candidatus Jidaibacter acanthamoeba includes these protein-coding regions:
- a CDS encoding transposase, giving the protein GDIEQLWYAVNDNMCKQGCLTYYSDYAIETMVTLCMLLKLPLRQTEGFVKPIFELIKLKLEVPEFI